Within Lolium rigidum isolate FL_2022 chromosome 5, APGP_CSIRO_Lrig_0.1, whole genome shotgun sequence, the genomic segment ACCAGGACATATATTTCCAGCAGCGGTCTATGTTGAAAGGAAATGGGAGGAGAGAAGCTTCAGTCTCCAGCATAAAAAACACCAACCACGAAGCTGATATCAACAGCAATTCATTTCTATCCTGTTCTTCTGCCGCACCCACCCGGCCACCGCAAGCGACATCAGCCCGGCAGCTAGTTTCAGTCTACCACGGGCATGAGCTCCGAACCCGACCAGGTCGTCGTCCACAGCGGCGGCTGCCACTGTAGGCGCGTGCGGTGGGAGGCGGAGGCGCCGGCGAGCGTTGCGGCGGGCACCTGCAACTGCTCCAACTGCGCCATGCGTGGGATCACCTACTTCACGGTGCCCAACGACAGGTTCAGGCTCCGGGACGGCTCCGAGGAGTTCCTCACCACCTACACCTTCGGCACCGGCACGGCCAAGCACATCTTCTGCAAGGTGTGCGGGATCACGTCCTTCTACAAGCAGCGGGGGAACCCCGGCGAGGTCGCGCTCTCCGTGAACTGCATCGACGCCGGCACCATCGCGCACGTCGAGGTCACGGAGTTCGACGGCAAGAATTGGGGGTACTAGTCTCCTACCGAAGTCTTCCCAGAACATGGGAATGCCGTTGTTTCTGATAGAATGATACTATCTTAGTTGGAGTGCTATTTCGTAATTCTGACTCTATGGAAAAATCAGAGGATCGTTTTGTGTACTTAAATTTGTCCTTTTAGAACAAAGACCAGTGAAGCCTTCTTTATTATAAATAAATTCATGTATGTTCTTATAACGGCAGGCCTAATTCATGTCCGGAAAAAAAAATGCTTCTAGCTAGCTGGGTCACGAGTCACAAGAGAGAATTGATTTTACTCAGACCAAGATTTTTCCTTGCTATGTGGAACGCCCGCTTtggaaatccatttttgaaccatgTGTATATGCTTCTGCCAccgtaaaaaaatattttaaaatatcgaAATAATCCAAACAAAAATTCTGTGTGTACATATTAACATTCTATATGCACATGTGGTTTTGCGCATAATCGAATTTTATTTGTGTAATATgcaaaaaagaaataaagaaatgtCTCATGAAGAGTTACTAATAGAAAACGGACCTTCCGTCCATGCCTTTTGTCCCGGCTCAGTCTAGAGTCGGGACAAATGGGCAGGCCACGTCGCCCTGAAATCACCGAGAAGATACGGGGTCTTTTATCGCGGTTCTTTAAGGTCTTTTGTCCTGTTTGGAGCctcaaaccgggataaaagggcctGAGGCCTTTTGCGGCCTGCTGGCAGCCTTTTGTCCCGGCTGGAGACACGAGCCAGGACATAAAGTTCAACGGTTCTTTTCC encodes:
- the LOC124655282 gene encoding centromere protein V-like gives rise to the protein MSSEPDQVVVHSGGCHCRRVRWEAEAPASVAAGTCNCSNCAMRGITYFTVPNDRFRLRDGSEEFLTTYTFGTGTAKHIFCKVCGITSFYKQRGNPGEVALSVNCIDAGTIAHVEVTEFDGKNWGY